One Dysidea avara chromosome 7, odDysAvar1.4, whole genome shotgun sequence genomic region harbors:
- the LOC136259984 gene encoding uncharacterized protein gives MRYLIIIVIWICLDIVNTERVETLDEELKDLQSGSVLSLNDSVLYNVTEFHYIANRANVTINGPAIITCVEGVGLVFINITRLTLNDVIIQECGLTGDNLTIVDNIIHSEVADTSYQFRSGIKVAVFVIGSTDLTLHNVTVTKTQGIGMVCINVLGMVTFSDVMFQSNRPASMDECYKCLFPFVYDVDQCLFNPLSVSGSLLLLYANTHDGYPRRDTNVTITHGTFVDNLSCSLANLVNNIAALFPSLSQAHRNASASAGIKIVLSQNQDNYRVNAHIASSLFKNDLDIIGSAVSIEIFHDAFSSNVSIENSTFSENGMIFENGLDFQNVSTFGGSISLFNNIQPFEPEPLRPETKHFLHIKDCYFNGNTATNGGAVFIGNALPTNFRAYISGCHFENNSGVFGNCIFIDSLFQGNSVMMTLEESSFTNNFVLANFSFDNSAEGSFGAIYLDEVNTKISNAVFKNNTGSAINLISSILILKGDVIFQSNKAFEGGALYFQPGSSLVASNNSNITFVNNRALFSGGAIQFSFNHGPQCLVYFDTFDPYCLLTKTCYSDDMNVSISFINNSAVLGSAIYGQVFRCPWLFQAGLNMDYDILKFIDENFNDTLIFNPNIVEDNTVSSGSSKINTNISNLSVQPGQIATLPMNSTDVYGRSTVGVISATSFSQDFFVNDNLSAFIGSSGFQLLQKGFTTPTAIRLNGSQNATGDFIVYSSFSRAQVTLSVKFNECPPFGFIYNDTYHACVCDPVLESHGVTCNYTDIQLNKPKNKWIGRVNDESVLMTCIHNYCTDNRSASPLDLDDQCSENRGGVLCGGCREGYYATTDFAGCHSSKRCNGFPNVFVWLLFVMMFGLWVVISTALLHLYVSDGFLYGLIFYFNILYIFRNSFFRESQSLIHYVSASNSPSLVDVCLFEGMSFLVASALQFVLPLYIFLLMGITTIIVRRCSCVNRRFTFSFTKLFSTLLYITYSWLLNASFTILVSIRIKTSSETYVRWRIDPNVHYFQGWHGALGALSIVTLLILLLIALILLFPGVAYRFKWVQRMKPLLDAFQAPFKLRYYFWIGLLLLIRIVMVIIVSIVAERYQLYCAGLIIVVLLYAHTVFLPYKKCKNSWDLRNYLDSLFYLLLLVHIIEASSTDTLVVSTFCYFSSFAAYISIVIYHIVNRFPRLKNLLLTVFRRLYNKEEVTADVKYVSNINDGDTNDDGKGTNEFYRSIRTDYPDVLTSSVNFDQEIPEATNYVELRESLLENDYS, from the exons ATGAG GTATTTGATCATAATCGTTATCTGGATTTGCCTTGATATTGTCAATACTGAGCGTGTTGAGACACTTGATGAAGAATTAAAGgatcttcaatcaggctcagTGCTATCGTTAAATGATTCGGTATTGTACAACGTGACTGAATTCCACTATATCGCTAATCGAGCCAATGTAACTATAAATGGACCCGCCATTATTACGTGTGTAGAAGGGGTGGGGCTAGTGTTCATCAACATCACTAGACTCACTCTTAATGACGTTATCATCCAAGAGTGTGGACTGACTGGTGATAATCTGACCATTGTCGATAATATAATTCACAGTGAGGTTGCGGACACATCCTACCAGTTTAGATCAGGGATTAAAGTTGCAGTTTTTGTAATAGGATCCACTGACTTAACACTTCACAATGTTACAGTGACTAAAACACAAGGAATTGGTATGGTATGTATTAATGTTCTCGGTATGGTTACATTTAGTGACGTGATGTTCCAGAGTAATAGACCTGCTAGCATGGATGAATGTTACAAGTGCCTCTTTCCATTTGTATATGATGTTGATCAATGTTTATTTAACCCGTTATCAGTCAGTGGTTCCTTGTTACTATTGTATGCAAACACCCATGATGGATATCCTAGACGTGATACTAATGTAACTATTACTCACGGTACTTTTGTTGACAATCTTTCATGTTCTTTGGCTAATCTAGTAAATAATATAGCAGCGTTATTCCCTTCACTGTCTCAAGCACATCGCAATGCATCCGCTTCTGCTGGTATCAAAATTGTACTATCTCAGAATCAGGATAATTATCGTGTGAATGCCCATATTGCTTCTTCATTGTTTAAAAATGATCTAGACATTATTGGGTCTGCTGTAAGCATTGAGATATTTCACGACGCGTTTTCAAGTAATGTGTCAATTGAAAACAGTACTTTTTCAGAAAATGGTATGATTTTTGAAAATGGTTTGGATTTTCAGAATGTTTCAACATTTGGGGGCAGCATCAGTTTATTTAACAATATCCAGCCATTTGAGCCTGAGCCTCTTCGACCCGAAACAAAGCACTTTCTACATATAAAGGACTGTTATTTTAATGGCAACACTGCTACAAATGGTGGTGCAGTTTTTATTGGAAATGCTCTACCAACCAATTTTCGTGCTTACATATCAGGGTGTCATTTTGAAAACAACTCAGGAGTATTTGGCAATTGTATTTTCATTGACAGCCTCTTTCAAGGCAATTCTGTTATGATGACATTAGAAGAAAGCTCTTTTACTAATAATTTTGTGCTAGCAAATTTTTCTTTTGATAATTCTGCTGAAGGCTCTTTCGGTGCTATATATTTAGATGAGGTGAATACTAAGATCAGTAATGCTGTGTTTAAAAACAACACTGGTTCAGCAATCAATCTTATTTCATCAATACTAATACTAAAGGGTGATGTGATATTTCAGTCCAACAAAGCATTTGAAGGAGGTGCTTTGTATTTTCAGCCTGGTTCCTCACTTGTTGCATCTAATAACTCTAACATTACGTTTGTCAATAACCGAGCTCTCTTTTCAGGTGGAGCCATTCAGTTCAGTTTTAATCATGGTCCACAGTGCTTAGTTTACTTTGATACATTTGATCCTTATTGCTTGTTAACAAAAACTTGCTACTCTGATGACATGAATGTCTCAATTTCATTCATCAACAACAGTGCAGTTTTAGGATCTGCAATATATGGACAGGTTTTTAGGTGTCCCTGGTTGTTTCAAGCAGGATTGAATATGGATTATGATATCCTTAAGTTTATtgatgaaaattttaatgataCGCTGATTTTTAATCCTAACATCGTGGAAGATAATACTGTCTCCTCTGGTAGTAGCAAAATTAATACAAATATTTCCAACTTATCTGTGCAACCAGGCCAGATTGCCACACTACCGATGAATTCAACTGATGTTTATGGTAGAAGTACTGTTGGTGTTATTAGTGCTACTTCATTTTCACAagatttttttgtaaatgacaATCTTTCAGCTTTCATAGGGAGTTCGGGATTTCAGTTACTGCAGAAAGGGTTTACAACTCCCACTGCCATTCGACTTAATGGTTCACAAAATGCTACAGGTGATTTTATAGTCTATTCATCTTTTTCTAGAGCACAAGTTACCCTTTCAGTAAAGTTTAATGAATGTCCTCCCTTTGGCTTCATTTACAATGACACTtatcatgcatgtgtgtgcgacCCAGTATTAGAGAGTCAtggtgtaacttgtaactaCACTGATATCCAGCTGAATAAACCCAAGAATAAGTGGATAGGGAGAGTAAATGATGAATCGGTATTAATGACGTGTATACATAATTACTGCACTGATAATAGGTCTGCCAGTCCATTGGATTTAGATGATCAGTGTTCTGAAAATCGTGGTGGGGTGTTGTGTGGTGGATGCCGAGAAGGTTACTATGCTACAACTGACTTTGCTGGCTGTCACAGTAGTAAGAGGTGTAATGGATTTCCAAATGTATTTGTCTGGCTCCTATTTGTAATGATGTTTGGACTGTGGGTAGTAATATCAACAGCTTTGCTACATCTTTATGTGTCGGATGGTTTTCTGTATGGATTGATcttttattttaatattctgtataTATTTAGAAACTCCTTCTTTCGTGAGTCTCAAAGCCTAATACATTATGTATCAGCAAGCAATTCCCCTTCTTTAGTTGACGTCTGTTTGTTTGAAGGAATGTCATTTCTAGTTGCTAGTGCATTACAATTTGTTCTACCATTATACATTTTCTTGTTGATGGGAATAACAACAATTATAGTAAGAAGGTGCAGTTGTGTGAACAGAAGATTCACATTTTCCTTCACTAAGCTATTTAGTACACTTTTGTACATCACATACAGTTGGTTGCTAAATGCTAGTTTTACAATTTTGGTGTCCATAAGGATAAAAACTTCATCAGAAACTTATGTTCGCTGGAGGATTGATCCTAATGTTCATTACTTTCAAGGCTGGCACGGTGCTTTAGGAGCTCTGTCAATTGTGACTTTACTGATATTGCTGCTGATAGCTCTGATATTATTATTTCCTGGAGTGGCGTATCGATTTAAATGGGTACAAAGGATGAAACCATTATTAGATGCTTTTCAAGCTCCATTTAAACTACGTTATTACTTTTGGATTGGCTTGCTGCTGCTCATCAGAATCGTCATGGTGATCATTGTCagtattgtagctgaacgctaCCAGCTCTACTGTGCTGGACTGATTATTGTTGTGTTGCTCTATGCTCATACAGTATTCCTGCCATATAAGAAATGCAAGAATTCTTGGGATTTAAGGAATTATTTAGACAGCCTTTTCTATTTGCTTTTGCTAGTACACATAATAGAAGCATCATCAACTGACACATTAGTGGTATCTACATTTTGCTACTTTTCTTCATTTGCAGCTTATATTAGCATTGTAATTTACCACATTGTTAATCGCTTTCCAAGGCTAAAAAATTTGCTGTTAACAGTGTTCAGGAGACTCTATAATAAGGAAGAAGTCACTGCTGATGTTAAATATGTCTCTAACATAAATGATGGTGACACAAATGATGATGGTAAGGGAACTAATGAATTCTACAGGTCAATAAGGACAGATTATCCCGATGTGCTAACCAGCAGTGTCAACTTTGATCAAGAGATTCCAGAGGCCACAAACTATGTTGAACTAAGAGAGTCTTTACTGGAAAATGATTACTCATAG
- the LOC136259983 gene encoding uncharacterized protein isoform X1: MRLQSSLHHLISRSVLILCATVFASDGFSKNDCVNSSTNLSHKLSNLTDNSILCFNDSSLYTLENSSFVANLTNVSIKGVASKPAVINCSQGAGLVFYNMTNLTIEHVIIQHCGSVVDDDHPIDLIIPNTDYHFHNITIGVLVALSHDVTFRMVSITKTVGIGMVCVNAVGYVTLSNMMFSDNGPSSIEECEMCLFPYKSNVNCIYDPNSISGALLLLYIDSNNDIDTYVNVTGATFVDNFSCSLAALSSAQLDYHANDGILSMTGGLGIMMTQSEYSVNAEITSSMFKNNTGLVGSGLNIEIFESALVCRVMIDNCIFADNGHLKWTTGIPSYGGAFSMIPYLASTTHAVNANHSLNISYSVFKNNFATIGGAIFIPNTHARFSELANLLTTITKCSFLDNHGVLGHVIYTNGLDFSLSLHSVIIEHSVFHGNVVEDLYDSLSSPQSFGVIYFSQINAVVSNSKFVNNVGSAINLVYSTLLLKENVTFQDNRAISGGGIYLQYYSNLVFLNDSQVKFMNNSASLVGGAIYYEYKFNPAGNIFTNCFMYFNSLDPYCVLKGTCYSTEMNITISFIDNIAEYGSAIYGSGLYCPWLLQQTRQNYSTIDVPEALSQNFSEVLQFSPNVTHDYVIATTSKTIQANITEVNIMPGQITTVYLNATDHYGRHAVDTVATNLFSRQFKVIRKFSSTVSQSGYQLIQGVSLTATDIQINGTENKNTTLVIYSLTSSAQKRIPVYISSCVFGFTYSVTHHACLCDQYLEDNGVKCDYYTGHLIKPKHHWIGVLDNKTVVLPCVYDYCSGNRSVSSKDFDGQCRDNRGGTLCGGCKPGYGAKTGHTGCEKCDGIDHLLIFILFLLFTGIWIFFVTSFLRIYVSDGHSYPIYFYVNILFLFRNAIFPTFYEHLRPKEYFYAILNIRGVYSFCVHSNIGPLALAGLDFTFPLYLLLIVIFITLYARLRGPYNRRFGHSTTKVFATVLYICFSLLLDYSFSILSFVIISTPLGKQVRWRLDPNVHYFKGWHGVLGGVSLFIMLMLFTVAIVLLFPRQAYRFKKVQRLKPLIDAFQAPFKLKYSFWIGLQLVLRVCLHIIAFTVPVEYQLYVAGTILCTLLYVQTLCSPYKDDKINALDNFFLVMLIVQFIESLATTKIAVVVTTCEVVFAILYFLFVAIHVVRRFPVIKQYTLLAWNKLRGLFSYKSTRGQYTEIDSFVEDKNESVTPTEPFVTSIRTDYASVPSTTIPDIPSEAINYSQLREPILELDDGN, encoded by the coding sequence ATGAGACTTCAGTCGAGCCTTCATCACCTGATATCACGATCAGTATTAATACTTTGTGCAACAGTGTTTGCAAGTGACGGTTTTTCTAAAAATGattgtgtaaacagcagcacCAACTTAAGCCACAAACTGTCTAATCTTACAGACAACTCGATCTTGTGCTTCAACGACAGCTCATTGTATACCTTGGAGAACTCTAGTTTTGTCGCCAACCTGACAAATGTGAGTATTAAAGGGGTAGCATCTAAACCAGCTGTCATTAACTGTAGTCAGGGGGCGGGGCTTGTATTTTATAACATGACCAATCTCACAATAGAACACGTGATCATCCAGCATTGTGGATCAGTGGTAGATGATGACCACCCAATAGACTTGATCATTCCAAATACAGATTACCACTTCCATAATATAACCATCGGTGTTCTTGTTGCATTGTCTCATGATGTGACATTTCGGATGGTTAGCATCACTAAAACAGTTGGAATTGGCATGGTATGTGTTAATGCTGTTGGATATGTTACATTAAGTAACATGATGTTCAGTGACAATGGACCATCTAGCATTGAAGAATGTGAGATGTGTCTCTTCCCATATAAAAGCAACGTAAACTGTATTTATGACCCCAATTCCATCAGTGGTGCACTACTACTTCTGTACATTGACTCCAATAATGATATTGATACATATGTGAATGTCACTGGTGCAACCTTCGTTGACAATTTCTCATGCTCTCTGGCAGCCCTATCTAGCGCCCAACTTGATTATCATGCCAATGATGGCATCCTTTCCATGACTGGTGGTTTGGGAATAATGATGACTCAAAGTGAATATTCTGTCAATGCTGAAATAACCTCGTCCATGTTTAAGAATAACACAGGCCTTGTCGGATCTGGTCttaatattgaaatatttgAGAGTGCCCTTGTTTGTAGGGTAATGATTGATAACTgtatttttgctgacaatggaCATCTTAAATGGACAACTGGAATACCCAGCTACGGTGGTGCATTTAGCATGATTCCTTACCTGGCATCAACAACTCATGCAGTCAATGCTAACCATTCTCTCAACATTTCATATTCTGTGTTTAAAAATAACTTTGCAACAATTGGGGGAGCAATTTTTATTCCAAACACACATGCAAGGTTTAGTGAGCTGGCTAATCTGTTGACTACTATTACAAAGTGTAGCTTTTTAGATAATCACGGAGTTCTGGGTCATGTAATATATACTAATGGCTTGGACTTTTCCTTAAGTTTGCATTCTGTTATCATAGAACACTCTGTCTTCCATGGCAATGTAGTAGAAGACTTATACGACAGTTTATCTAGCCCACAGTCATTTGGTGTGATATATTTCTCCCAAATCAATGCTGTTGTCTCCAACAGTAAATTTGTTAACAATGTAGGTAGTGCAATCAATCTTGTTTACTCAACTTTGTTATTAAAAGAGAACGTCACTTTTCAGGACAACAGGGCAATCAGTGGCGGTGGTATATATCTGCAATATTACTCCAATCTTGTGTTTCTTAATGATTCTCAAGTAAAATTCATGAACAACAGTGCTTCGCTTGTAGGAGGGGCCATCTATTATGAATACAAATTCAACCCAGCAGGTAACATTTTCACTAACTGTTTCATGTACTTCAACTCACTCGACCCGTACTGTGTGCTAAAGGGCACATGTTATTCTACAGAAATGAACATCACAATCAGCTTCATTGACAATATTGCAGAATATGGATCAGCAATATACGGGTCTGGTCTTTACTGTCCATGGCTATTACAACAAACCAGACAAAACTATTCAACAATAGATGTACCAGAAGCACTAAGCCAGAACTTTAGTGAAGTGTTGCAATTTTCTCCTAATGTGACTCATGATTATGTCATTGCAACAACTAGTAAAACCATACAGGCTAACATTACTGAAGTGAACATAATGCCAGGTCAAATAACAACAGTGTATTTAAATGCAACTGATCATTATGGGAGGCATGCTGTCGATACAGTGGCAACCAATCTGTTTTCACGTCAGTTTAAAGTAATAAGAAAATTTTCATCCACAGTGTCACAATCGGGATATCAGCTAATTCAGGGTGTATCCCTCACCGCCACTGACATTCAGATAAATGGTACAGAAAACAAAAACACCACATTAGTAATTTACTCACTAACTTCTTCTGCACAAAAACGAATCCCAGTGTACATCTCAAGCTGTGTCTTTGGTTTCACATACAGTGTAACTCACCATGCATGTCTATGTGATCAATACTTAGAAGACAATGGTGTAAAGTGCGACTACTATACTGGACACTTGATTAAACCTAAACACCACTGGATTGGAGTGCTAGATAATAAAACTGTTGTCTTGCCATGTGTGTATGACTATTGTTCAGGTAACAGATCTGTGAGCTCCAAGGACTTTGATGGACAATGTAGAGACAATCGTGGTGGTACATTATGTGGAGGGTGCAAACCAGGTTATGGTGCTAAAACTGGACACACCGGATGTGAAAAATGTGATGGTATAGATCATCTATTGATATTTATACTGTTTCTTCTTTTCACAGGAATATGGATTTTCTTTGTGACCTCGTTCCTACGTATCTATGTTTCTGATGGCCATTCTTACCCCATATACTTTTATGTGAATATTTTGTTTTTGTTCAGAAATGCCATCTTTCCAACTTTTTATGAACACCTACGACCAAAAGAATACTTTTATGCTATCTTGAATATACGTGGAGTATATAGCTTTTGTGTTCACAGTAATATTGGACCTTTAGCTCTGGCTGGTTTGGATTTTACATTTCCTTTGTATTTACTGTTAATTGTTATCTTCATAACTTTGTATGCCAGACTACGAGGTCCTTACAACAGAAGATTTGGACATTCTACAACAAAAGTATTTGCTACTGTACTTTACATATGTTTCTCTCTATTGCTGGATTACAGTTTTTCAATACTGAGCTTTGTGATAATATCAACTCCTTTGGGTAAACAAGTTCGCTGGCGGTTGGACCCAAATGTGCACTACTTTAAAGGATGGCACGGTGTTCTGGGTGGAGTATCTCTGTTCATAATGTTAATGTTGTTCACTGTAGCAATTGTACTGCTGTTTCCTAGACAAGCTTATCGCTTTAAAAAAGTACAAAGGTTAAAGCCATTAATAGACGCCTTTCAGGCACCATTCAAGCTCAAATACTCTTTTTGGATTGGGCTGCAGCTTGTTCTCCGAGTGTGTCTCCACATTATCGCGTTTACAGTACCTGTTGAGTACCAACTATATGTTGCTGGTACTATTCTGTGtacattactgtatgtgcagacattgtgctcACCTTACAAAGATGACAAGATAAACGCTTTGGACAATTTTTTCCTGGTCATGCTTATAGTGCAGTTCATTGAATCTCTGGCTACCACGAAAATAGCAGTAGTTGTCACCACCTGTGAAGTTGTTTTTGCCATCTTGTACTTTCTGTTTGTGGCAATACACGTTGTCCGACGATTCcctgtaattaaacaatacaCATTACTTGCTTGGAATAAACTGAGAGGTTTGTTTAGCTATAAAAGTACTCGTGGCCAATACACTGAAATAGATAGCTTTGTTGAGGATAAAAATGAGTCGGTTACTCCAACGGAACCGTTTGTTACCTCCATAAGAACAGACTATGCTTCAGTACCAAGTACCACAATACCTGATATTCCATCAGAAGCTATCAATTACTCACAACTGCGAGAACCTATATTGGAACTAGACGATGGTAACTGA
- the LOC136259983 gene encoding uncharacterized protein isoform X2 encodes MRLQSSLHHLISRSVLILCATVFASDGFSKNDCVNSSTNLSHKLSNLTDNSILCFNDSSLYTLENSSFVANLTNVSIKGVASKPAVINCSQGAGLVFYNMTNLTIEHVIIQHCGSVVDDDHPIDLIIPNTDYHFHNITIGVLVALSHDVTFRMVSITKTVGIGMVCVNAVGYVTLSNMMFSDNGPSSIEECEMCLFPYKSNVNCIYDPNSISGALLLLYIDSNNDIDTYVNVTGATFVDNFSCSLAALSSAQLDYHANDGILSMTGGLGIMMTQSEYSVNAEITSSMFKNNTGLVGSGLNIEIFESALVCRVMIDNCIFADNGHLKWTTGIPSYGGAFSMIPYLASTTHAVNANHSLNISYSVFKNNFATIGGAIFIPNTHARFSELANLLTTITKCSFLDNHGVLGHVIYTNGLDFSLSLHSVIIEHSVFHGNVVEDLYDSLSSPQSFGVIYFSQINAVVSNSKFVNNVGSAINLVYSTLLLKENVTFQDNRAISGGGIYLQYYSNLVFLNDSQVKFMNNSASLVGGAIYYEYKFNPAGNIFTNCFMYFNSLDPYCVLKGTCYSTEMNITISFIDNIAEYGSAIYGSGLYCPWLLQQTRQNYSTIDVPEALSQNFSEVLQFSPNVTHDYVIATTSKTIQANITEVNIMPGQITTVYLNATDHYGRHAVDTVATNLFSRQFKVIRKFSSTVSQSGYQLIQGVSLTATDIQINGTENKNTTLVIYSLTSSAQKRIPVYISSCVFGFTYSVTHHACLCDQYLEDNGVKCDYYTGHLIKPKHHWIGVLDNKTVVLPCVYDYCSGNRSVSSKDFDGQCRDNRGGTLCGGCKPGYGAKTGHTGCEK; translated from the exons ATGAGACTTCAGTCGAGCCTTCATCACCTGATATCACGATCAGTATTAATACTTTGTGCAACAGTGTTTGCAAGTGACGGTTTTTCTAAAAATGattgtgtaaacagcagcacCAACTTAAGCCACAAACTGTCTAATCTTACAGACAACTCGATCTTGTGCTTCAACGACAGCTCATTGTATACCTTGGAGAACTCTAGTTTTGTCGCCAACCTGACAAATGTGAGTATTAAAGGGGTAGCATCTAAACCAGCTGTCATTAACTGTAGTCAGGGGGCGGGGCTTGTATTTTATAACATGACCAATCTCACAATAGAACACGTGATCATCCAGCATTGTGGATCAGTGGTAGATGATGACCACCCAATAGACTTGATCATTCCAAATACAGATTACCACTTCCATAATATAACCATCGGTGTTCTTGTTGCATTGTCTCATGATGTGACATTTCGGATGGTTAGCATCACTAAAACAGTTGGAATTGGCATGGTATGTGTTAATGCTGTTGGATATGTTACATTAAGTAACATGATGTTCAGTGACAATGGACCATCTAGCATTGAAGAATGTGAGATGTGTCTCTTCCCATATAAAAGCAACGTAAACTGTATTTATGACCCCAATTCCATCAGTGGTGCACTACTACTTCTGTACATTGACTCCAATAATGATATTGATACATATGTGAATGTCACTGGTGCAACCTTCGTTGACAATTTCTCATGCTCTCTGGCAGCCCTATCTAGCGCCCAACTTGATTATCATGCCAATGATGGCATCCTTTCCATGACTGGTGGTTTGGGAATAATGATGACTCAAAGTGAATATTCTGTCAATGCTGAAATAACCTCGTCCATGTTTAAGAATAACACAGGCCTTGTCGGATCTGGTCttaatattgaaatatttgAGAGTGCCCTTGTTTGTAGGGTAATGATTGATAACTgtatttttgctgacaatggaCATCTTAAATGGACAACTGGAATACCCAGCTACGGTGGTGCATTTAGCATGATTCCTTACCTGGCATCAACAACTCATGCAGTCAATGCTAACCATTCTCTCAACATTTCATATTCTGTGTTTAAAAATAACTTTGCAACAATTGGGGGAGCAATTTTTATTCCAAACACACATGCAAGGTTTAGTGAGCTGGCTAATCTGTTGACTACTATTACAAAGTGTAGCTTTTTAGATAATCACGGAGTTCTGGGTCATGTAATATATACTAATGGCTTGGACTTTTCCTTAAGTTTGCATTCTGTTATCATAGAACACTCTGTCTTCCATGGCAATGTAGTAGAAGACTTATACGACAGTTTATCTAGCCCACAGTCATTTGGTGTGATATATTTCTCCCAAATCAATGCTGTTGTCTCCAACAGTAAATTTGTTAACAATGTAGGTAGTGCAATCAATCTTGTTTACTCAACTTTGTTATTAAAAGAGAACGTCACTTTTCAGGACAACAGGGCAATCAGTGGCGGTGGTATATATCTGCAATATTACTCCAATCTTGTGTTTCTTAATGATTCTCAAGTAAAATTCATGAACAACAGTGCTTCGCTTGTAGGAGGGGCCATCTATTATGAATACAAATTCAACCCAGCAGGTAACATTTTCACTAACTGTTTCATGTACTTCAACTCACTCGACCCGTACTGTGTGCTAAAGGGCACATGTTATTCTACAGAAATGAACATCACAATCAGCTTCATTGACAATATTGCAGAATATGGATCAGCAATATACGGGTCTGGTCTTTACTGTCCATGGCTATTACAACAAACCAGACAAAACTATTCAACAATAGATGTACCAGAAGCACTAAGCCAGAACTTTAGTGAAGTGTTGCAATTTTCTCCTAATGTGACTCATGATTATGTCATTGCAACAACTAGTAAAACCATACAGGCTAACATTACTGAAGTGAACATAATGCCAGGTCAAATAACAACAGTGTATTTAAATGCAACTGATCATTATGGGAGGCATGCTGTCGATACAGTGGCAACCAATCTGTTTTCACGTCAGTTTAAAGTAATAAGAAAATTTTCATCCACAGTGTCACAATCGGGATATCAGCTAATTCAGGGTGTATCCCTCACCGCCACTGACATTCAGATAAATGGTACAGAAAACAAAAACACCACATTAGTAATTTACTCACTAACTTCTTCTGCACAAAAACGAATCCCAGTGTACATCTCAAGCTGTGTCTTTGGTTTCACATACAGTGTAACTCACCATGCATGTCTATGTGATCAATACTTAGAAGACAATGGTGTAAAGTGCGACTACTATACTGGACACTTGATTAAACCTAAACACCACTGGATTGGAGTGCTAGATAATAAAACTGTTGTCTTGCCATGTGTGTATGACTATTGTTCAGGTAACAGATCTGTGAGCTCCAAGGACTTTGATGGACAATGTAGAGACAATCGTGGTGGTACATTATGTGGAGGGTGCAAACCAGGTTATGGTGCTAAAACTGGACACACCGGATGTGAAAAAT GA